In Tsuneonella dongtanensis, a single window of DNA contains:
- a CDS encoding pyruvate dehydrogenase complex dihydrolipoamide acetyltransferase — MPTPIKMPALSPTMEEGTLARWLVKEGDTVSAGDVMAEIETDKATMEFEAVDEGTIAKIEVAEGTEGVKVGTVIALLAGEGEDASAAASAPTPTPAPAPASTPAPTPAQPEPVEGRGATVAKGASTSSARADGGDRIIASPLAKRIAEQKGIDLKGVKGSGPGGRIVKADVEGAQPGAAKTSAQPEPVEGQAPPLAAKPAAAQDFGIPHTSEKLSGMRKTIARRLTESKQQVPHIYLTVDVRLDALLKLRSDLNAALEPQGVKLSVNDLMIKALAKALIQVPKCNVQFAGDALLTFSRADISVAVSVPTGLITPIVKDAGAKSVSAISTEMKDLAGRAKEGKLKLEEFQGGTASLSNMGMYGIKQFEAVINPPQGMIMAIGAGEKRPYVVNDALAVATVMSATGSFDHRAIDGADGAELMQAFKALVEAPLGLVA; from the coding sequence ATGCCGACGCCGATCAAGATGCCCGCCCTTTCGCCGACGATGGAAGAGGGCACGCTCGCCCGCTGGCTGGTCAAGGAGGGCGACACGGTCAGTGCCGGCGACGTGATGGCCGAAATCGAGACCGACAAGGCGACGATGGAGTTCGAAGCGGTCGACGAGGGCACGATCGCCAAGATCGAAGTGGCCGAAGGTACCGAGGGCGTGAAGGTCGGCACCGTGATCGCGTTGCTGGCGGGTGAGGGCGAGGATGCGAGCGCGGCGGCTAGTGCGCCCACACCGACCCCGGCGCCCGCACCGGCTTCGACCCCCGCACCTACACCCGCTCAGCCTGAGCCTGTCGAAGGCCGTGGGGCGACAGTTGCGAAAGGTGCTTCGACAAGCTCAGCACGAGCGGATGGTGGTGACAGGATCATCGCCTCCCCGCTCGCCAAGCGGATCGCCGAGCAGAAGGGCATCGACCTCAAGGGCGTGAAGGGCTCGGGCCCGGGCGGCCGCATCGTGAAGGCCGACGTCGAGGGTGCGCAGCCCGGTGCTGCAAAAACATCCGCTCAGCCTGAGCCTGTCGAAGGCCAAGCGCCACCGCTCGCGGCAAAGCCCGCCGCTGCGCAGGACTTCGGCATTCCGCACACCTCGGAAAAGCTCTCGGGCATGCGCAAGACCATCGCGCGCCGCCTGACCGAATCGAAGCAGCAAGTGCCGCACATCTACCTCACGGTCGACGTGCGCCTCGACGCGCTGCTCAAGTTGCGTTCTGACCTCAACGCGGCGCTCGAACCGCAAGGCGTGAAGCTCAGCGTCAACGACCTGATGATCAAGGCGCTCGCCAAGGCGCTCATCCAGGTGCCCAAGTGCAACGTGCAGTTCGCGGGCGACGCGCTGCTGACCTTCAGCCGCGCCGACATCTCGGTCGCGGTGTCGGTGCCGACCGGCCTCATCACCCCGATCGTCAAGGACGCGGGCGCGAAGTCGGTGAGCGCGATCAGCACCGAGATGAAGGACCTCGCCGGCCGCGCCAAGGAGGGCAAGCTCAAGCTGGAGGAATTCCAGGGCGGCACCGCCAGTCTGTCCAATATGGGCATGTACGGGATCAAGCAGTTCGAGGCGGTGATCAACCCGCCGCAGGGCATGATCATGGCGATCGGCGCGGGCGAGAAGCGCCCTTACGTGGTCAACGACGCGCTCGCCGTCGCCACCGTGATGAGCGCCACCGGCAGCTTCGACCACCGCGCCATCGACGGCGCCGACGGGGCCGAACTGATGCAGGCGTTCAAGGCGCTGGTGGAGGCACCGCTGGGGCTGGTGGCTTGA
- a CDS encoding universal stress protein has protein sequence MRVYLVIMDETDEALRALRFASRRAMKTGGAVHILALVQRENFNAFGAIQATIEQEARDRAEMVASSAAGSIFAESGKMPVISVRTGDAQSVISAYLEEHPEVAALVLGAAAEGGPGPLVTHFSAHAGQLACPLFVVPGSLTDEDIDRLS, from the coding sequence ATGCGCGTCTATCTGGTGATCATGGACGAGACCGACGAGGCGCTGCGGGCGCTGCGGTTCGCCAGTCGTCGTGCGATGAAGACCGGGGGCGCGGTGCACATCCTGGCCCTTGTCCAGCGCGAGAACTTCAACGCCTTCGGCGCGATCCAGGCGACGATCGAACAGGAAGCCCGCGACCGGGCGGAGATGGTCGCATCGAGCGCCGCCGGGTCGATCTTCGCCGAGAGTGGGAAGATGCCGGTGATCTCGGTTCGCACCGGCGATGCGCAGAGCGTCATCAGCGCCTACCTCGAGGAGCACCCCGAGGTCGCCGCGCTCGTCCTCGGCGCCGCCGCGGAAGGCGGGCCGGGCCCGCTGGTCACCCACTTTTCGGCGCACGCGGGCCAGCTTGCCTGCCCGCTATTCGTGGTCCCCGGCAGCCTTACCGACGAGGACATCGACCGGTTGAGTTAG